One window of the Klebsiella oxytoca genome contains the following:
- the phnE gene encoding phosphonate ABC transporter, permease protein PhnE, with amino-acid sequence MSQWQNQPDIAASRRQHQHLYQAQGRYLRYIGLLTLASVLYYIWFFMQFGISGEQLATGLQQIGRYLLRMFVWNDFLNWPFGYYFTQIAITLAIVFSGTITATVIALLLSFLAARNIMRGFLPGIIAVLMRRLFDILRGIDMAIWGLIFVRAVGLGPLAGVLAIIMQDTGLLGRLYAEGHEAVDRSPGRGLTAVGANSLQKHRFSIFTQSFPTFLALSLYQIESNTRSAAVLGFVGAGGIGLIYAENMRLWNWDVVMFITLLLVAVVMAMDTLSAWLRRRYIGGSVVPLFKAD; translated from the coding sequence CCAGGGCCGTTATCTGCGCTATATCGGCCTGCTGACGCTGGCCAGCGTGCTCTACTATATATGGTTCTTTATGCAGTTCGGCATCAGCGGCGAGCAGCTCGCCACCGGGCTGCAGCAAATCGGCCGCTATCTTCTGCGCATGTTCGTCTGGAACGACTTTCTCAACTGGCCGTTCGGCTACTACTTCACGCAAATCGCGATTACCCTGGCGATTGTTTTCTCCGGGACCATTACCGCGACGGTCATCGCCCTGCTGCTCTCGTTTCTGGCGGCGCGCAATATTATGCGCGGCTTCCTTCCCGGGATTATCGCCGTGCTGATGCGCCGGTTGTTCGACATTTTACGCGGCATCGATATGGCAATCTGGGGGCTGATTTTTGTCCGCGCCGTCGGACTTGGGCCGCTGGCCGGGGTACTGGCGATTATCATGCAGGATACCGGGCTTCTGGGCCGTCTTTACGCCGAGGGGCATGAGGCGGTAGACCGCTCTCCCGGACGCGGACTGACGGCGGTGGGGGCAAATAGTTTGCAGAAGCACCGTTTTAGCATTTTTACCCAGTCTTTCCCGACGTTTCTGGCGCTAAGTTTGTATCAGATTGAGTCCAATACCCGTTCCGCGGCGGTGCTCGGCTTTGTCGGCGCGGGGGGCATCGGCCTGATTTATGCCGAAAATATGCGCCTGTGGAACTGGGACGTGGTGATGTTTATTACCCTGCTGCTGGTGGCGGTGGTGATGGCGATGGATACGCTTTCCGCCTGGCTACGCCGTCGCTATATTGGCGGCAGCGTGGTGCCGC